A DNA window from Halanaerobium saccharolyticum subsp. saccharolyticum DSM 6643 contains the following coding sequences:
- a CDS encoding EF-Tu C-terminal domain-related protein codes for VVTGVEMFRKMLDEAVAGDNIGALLRGVKREDIERGQVLAKPGSITPHTKFYAEVYVLSKDEGGRHTPFFDGYRPQFYFRTTDVTGNIQLPEGVDMVMPGDNIEMTGELITPIAMEEGLRFAIREGGHTVGAGVVTEIIE; via the coding sequence AGTAGTAACAGGAGTAGAAATGTTCCGTAAGATGTTAGACGAAGCAGTAGCAGGAGATAACATTGGAGCATTATTAAGAGGTGTAAAAAGAGAAGACATCGAAAGAGGTCAGGTACTGGCAAAGCCAGGAAGTATTACACCACATACAAAGTTTTATGCAGAGGTATATGTATTAAGTAAAGATGAGGGTGGAAGACACACACCATTCTTTGATGGATACAGACCACAGTTCTACTTCCGTACAACAGATGTAACAGGAAACATTCAGTTACCAGAAGGAGTAGACATGGTAATGCCTGGAGATAACATTGAGATGACAGGAGAACTAATCACTCCAATAGCAATGGAAGAAGGACTACGTTTTGCAATCCGTGAAGGTGGTCACACAGTAGGAGCTGGAGTTGTAACTGAAATTATTGAGTAA
- the rpsJ gene encoding 30S ribosomal protein S10, whose product MAKHEKIRIRLKAFEHELLDQSAEKIVATAERTGADVSGPVPLPTEKEVFTVLRSPHVHKDSREQFEMRTHKRLIDILDPTSKTVDSLMRLDLPAGVNIEIKL is encoded by the coding sequence ATGGCAAAACATGAAAAAATTAGGATTCGCCTTAAAGCTTTTGAACATGAGCTCCTAGATCAATCAGCAGAAAAGATTGTTGCTACTGCTGAGAGAACTGGTGCAGATGTATCTGGTCCAGTACCTCTACCAACAGAGAAAGAGGTATTTACCGTACTTCGCTCACCTCATGTTCATAAAGATTCAAGAGAACAATTTGAAATGAGAACACATAAAAGGTTGATCGACATTCTCGATCCTACATCAAAAACTGTAGACTCACTGATGAGGCTAGATTTGCCCGCAGGAGTAAATATAGAAATTAAACTTTAA
- the rplC gene encoding 50S ribosomal protein L3 yields the protein MAKAILGKKLGMTQYFKDNGELVPVTVVEAGPCVVTQIKTTEKDGYNSVQLGFGEVKKHRLNKPELGQFESRDIEPKKHLREFKGLDMELSEGSEIKADLFEVGEKVNVSGISKGKGFAGNIKRWNHHSGPMTHGSHFHRAPGSIGAVDARRVYKGFKMPGRMGHDRVTERNLEIVKVDLERNVLLIAGPVPGAKKAVLEIKSVNN from the coding sequence ATGGCGAAAGCTATATTAGGAAAAAAACTGGGTATGACTCAGTATTTTAAAGATAATGGAGAGCTGGTACCTGTAACTGTAGTTGAGGCCGGTCCCTGTGTTGTAACACAGATTAAGACTACAGAAAAAGATGGATATAATTCAGTCCAACTTGGATTTGGAGAAGTTAAAAAGCACAGACTTAACAAACCTGAACTTGGACAATTTGAAAGCCGTGATATAGAACCTAAGAAACATTTAAGAGAGTTCAAAGGTTTAGATATGGAACTAAGTGAAGGTAGTGAAATTAAAGCTGATCTTTTCGAAGTAGGAGAAAAAGTTAATGTTAGTGGTATCTCCAAAGGTAAAGGATTTGCTGGTAATATTAAAAGATGGAATCATCATAGCGGACCAATGACACACGGTTCTCACTTCCATCGTGCACCAGGTTCTATTGGTGCTGTTGATGCAAGAAGAGTATATAAAGGCTTTAAAATGCCAGGAAGAATGGGGCATGATAGAGTAACTGAAAGAAACTTAGAAATAGTGAAAGTTGATTTAGAGCGTAATGTTTTATTAATTGCTGGTCCAGTACCAGGAGCTAAAAAAGCAGTGCTTGAAATCAAATCTGTTAACAATTAA